The following are encoded together in the Planctomycetota bacterium genome:
- a CDS encoding DNA topoisomerase I (catalyzes the ATP-dependent breakage of single-stranded DNA followed by passage and rejoining, maintains net negative superhelicity), with translation MAKKPFPTRRRASGAGDDAVRPPTGDYQLVIVESPAKAKTIEKYLGPGFVVKASIGHIRDLPSKAPKGSKQPVPGVDLDHDFTPTYEIDSDKTRTVTELRKLAKGASDVWFATDLDREGEAIAWHLTQVLGVDPARAKRVTFDAITKAEVQRAFQAPRAINMPRVEAQQARRIVDRIVGYRVSPILWKKVAGGLSAGRVQSVATRIVVEREQEIRAFTPAESWEITGLMTFDVAAGPRLHEQWNAFMAKRDERGRPPLVRERMAWLADQRSLTCDLVEVGGRPVKIEAESTDDVDIAGEARAAAEAAGLTAIEVVRETDESAKGRGRNVVRLVGRPDPAARYTVESIDVTRTRSRPFPPFITSTLQQAASSRLGMSTDRTMRIAQQLYEGIDIPGEGRVGLITYMRTDSTNLSREAVEMARRYLDEKHGSAYVPEKPRMYASSNESAQEAHEAIRPTDAFRDPDRIAAALSDEQNRLYRLIWQCFVACQSTDAEWDSTAVRMRRGDRDTGAVFKATGRVLRFDGFYAVSGTPRDDGDQVLPAFDKGASLAPLAIEPRQKFQAPPPRYTEATLVKKMEEEGIGRPSTYASIINVIENRGYVTQTDRRFHATAIGEAVTGFLKRGFRDQFIEIGYTREIERELDQVAQGTKKWTEMLHEFHDELCPKLDEAMTQAHEKAKSDPSPYACPECGRRLEYRLGGKGEFLSCSGYNEKIVEAPAAAAKPARKGAKPARVAKLKEKPACTFAMPVDRQRRPLLPEQIDLLSPAGVPMVKRTGRFGDFLVEDKPRPPRPKGKKATEAAAEPPPFILNLDRKGNLKFPAPPPLVTDIACSKCGEMMNLRDGKRGPWLGCRAFPKCRGREAFAKLPEPRRKELERELAAQLAGHTKLTLTRRDGVTPVAEGTPLSALTMEGGVATLAPFAG, from the coding sequence ATGGCCAAGAAACCTTTCCCGACCCGGCGCCGTGCTTCCGGGGCCGGCGACGACGCCGTCCGCCCGCCCACCGGCGATTACCAACTCGTGATCGTCGAGAGCCCCGCCAAGGCGAAGACGATCGAGAAGTACCTCGGCCCGGGCTTCGTCGTGAAGGCGTCGATCGGGCACATCCGCGACCTGCCGAGCAAGGCGCCCAAGGGCTCGAAGCAGCCGGTCCCGGGCGTCGACCTCGACCACGACTTCACCCCCACCTACGAGATCGACAGCGACAAGACGCGCACCGTGACCGAGCTCCGCAAGCTCGCCAAGGGGGCCAGCGACGTCTGGTTCGCCACCGACCTCGACCGCGAGGGGGAGGCGATCGCCTGGCACCTCACGCAGGTCCTCGGGGTCGATCCCGCCCGCGCCAAGCGCGTGACGTTCGACGCGATCACCAAGGCCGAGGTCCAGCGCGCCTTCCAGGCACCCCGGGCGATCAACATGCCGCGCGTCGAGGCCCAGCAGGCGCGGCGGATCGTCGACCGGATCGTCGGCTACCGGGTGTCGCCGATCCTCTGGAAGAAGGTCGCCGGAGGCCTCTCCGCGGGGCGCGTGCAGAGCGTGGCGACGCGGATCGTGGTCGAGCGCGAGCAGGAGATCCGCGCCTTCACGCCGGCCGAGTCGTGGGAGATCACCGGGCTGATGACGTTCGACGTCGCCGCGGGGCCGCGGCTCCACGAGCAGTGGAACGCGTTCATGGCCAAGCGCGACGAGCGCGGCCGGCCGCCGCTGGTGCGCGAGCGGATGGCCTGGCTCGCCGATCAGCGGAGCTTGACCTGCGACCTCGTCGAGGTCGGCGGCCGGCCGGTGAAGATCGAGGCCGAGAGCACCGACGACGTCGACATCGCCGGCGAAGCGCGGGCCGCCGCCGAGGCGGCCGGGCTGACGGCGATCGAGGTCGTGCGCGAGACCGACGAATCGGCCAAGGGGCGCGGCCGCAACGTCGTCCGCCTCGTCGGCCGCCCCGATCCCGCCGCCCGCTACACCGTCGAGTCGATCGACGTCACGCGCACCCGGTCGCGGCCGTTTCCGCCGTTCATCACCAGCACCCTCCAGCAGGCCGCGTCGAGCCGGCTGGGGATGTCGACCGACCGGACGATGCGGATCGCCCAGCAGCTCTACGAGGGGATCGACATCCCCGGTGAGGGCCGGGTCGGCCTGATCACCTACATGCGCACCGACTCGACCAACCTCTCGCGCGAGGCGGTCGAGATGGCGCGGCGGTACCTCGACGAGAAGCACGGCTCGGCCTACGTGCCGGAGAAGCCGCGGATGTACGCCAGCTCCAACGAGAGCGCCCAGGAAGCCCACGAGGCGATCCGGCCGACCGACGCCTTCCGCGACCCCGACCGGATCGCGGCGGCGCTCTCGGACGAGCAGAACCGGCTGTACCGGCTGATCTGGCAGTGCTTCGTCGCCTGCCAGTCGACCGACGCCGAGTGGGACTCGACCGCGGTCCGGATGCGGCGCGGCGACCGCGACACCGGGGCGGTGTTCAAGGCCACGGGGCGCGTGCTGCGCTTCGACGGCTTCTACGCCGTCAGCGGCACGCCGCGCGACGACGGCGACCAGGTGCTGCCGGCGTTCGACAAGGGGGCCAGCCTGGCGCCACTGGCGATCGAGCCGCGGCAGAAGTTCCAGGCGCCGCCGCCGCGCTACACCGAGGCGACGCTCGTCAAGAAGATGGAGGAGGAGGGGATCGGCCGCCCCTCGACCTACGCCAGCATCATCAACGTCATCGAGAACCGCGGCTACGTCACCCAAACCGACCGGCGGTTCCACGCGACGGCGATCGGCGAGGCGGTGACGGGGTTTCTGAAGCGGGGATTCCGCGACCAATTCATCGAGATCGGCTACACGCGCGAGATCGAGCGTGAGCTCGACCAGGTGGCGCAGGGCACGAAGAAGTGGACGGAGATGCTCCACGAGTTCCACGACGAGCTTTGCCCGAAGCTCGACGAGGCGATGACGCAGGCCCACGAGAAGGCCAAGTCGGATCCCTCCCCCTACGCCTGCCCGGAATGCGGCCGCCGGCTCGAGTACCGGCTCGGCGGCAAGGGGGAGTTTCTCTCCTGCTCCGGCTACAACGAGAAGATCGTCGAGGCCCCGGCCGCGGCGGCGAAGCCGGCGCGCAAGGGGGCGAAGCCGGCCCGCGTGGCGAAGCTGAAGGAGAAGCCCGCCTGCACGTTCGCGATGCCGGTCGACCGCCAGCGCCGGCCGCTGCTCCCGGAGCAGATCGACCTCCTCTCGCCGGCCGGCGTGCCGATGGTCAAGCGCACGGGACGGTTCGGCGACTTCCTCGTCGAAGACAAGCCGCGGCCGCCGCGGCCGAAGGGGAAGAAGGCCACCGAGGCGGCCGCCGAACCGCCGCCGTTCATCCTCAACCTCGACCGCAAGGGGAACCTCAAGTTTCCCGCGCCACCGCCGCTGGTGACCGACATCGCCTGCTCGAAGTGCGGCGAGATGATGAACCTCCGCGACGGCAAGCGCGGGCCGTGGCTCGGCTGCCGGGCGTTTCCCAAGTGCCGGGGCCGCGAGGCCTTCGCCAAGCTCCCCGAGCCGCGCCGCAAGGAGCTCGAGCGCGAACTGGCCGCCCAGCTCGCCGGCCACACCAAGCTCACGCTCACGCGGCGCGACGGCGTCACGCCCGTGGCCGAGGGCACGCCGCTGTCGGCGCTGACGATGGAGGGGGGCGTCGCCACCCTCGCCCCATTCGCCGGCTGA
- the acpS gene encoding holo-[acyl-carrier-protein] synthase, with product MNVLGIGTDITECLRIAQMIERHGELFVGRVYTPAEIDYCRSRKLATQHFAGRWAAKEAVLKALGTGWRRGISWRDIEVTAGPGGRPHTALSGGAGDVAARLGIRCVLVSISHCRSHATAMAVALDEQPTTFAGPPPWLA from the coding sequence ATGAACGTCCTCGGGATCGGCACCGACATCACCGAGTGCCTGCGGATCGCGCAGATGATCGAGCGCCATGGCGAGCTGTTCGTCGGCCGTGTCTACACCCCCGCCGAGATCGACTACTGCCGCAGCCGCAAGCTCGCCACGCAGCACTTCGCCGGCCGCTGGGCCGCCAAGGAGGCGGTCCTCAAGGCGCTTGGCACCGGCTGGCGGCGCGGGATCAGCTGGCGCGACATCGAGGTCACGGCCGGCCCCGGCGGCCGCCCGCACACGGCGCTCTCCGGCGGCGCCGGCGACGTGGCGGCGCGCCTCGGGATCCGCTGTGTCCTGGTGAGCATCTCCCACTGCCGCAGCCACGCCACGGCGATGGCCGTCGCGCTCGACGAGCAGCCGACGACGTTCGCCGGCCCGCCGCCGTGGCTGGCGTAG
- the trpS gene encoding tryptophan--tRNA ligase, whose product MPAESTAAPAPPVRVLSGIQPTGRFHWGNYFGAIRQYIELQTADDAFYFIADLHALTTVREPARLRQLVHDAAVDLIALGLDPDRATLFVQSDVPEVTELTWLLLTVTPMGLLERCHAYKDKKTRGLAADAGLFTYPVLMSADILAYDATVVPVGEDQVQHVEVCRDLAGTFNHLYGDVFTLPRARLVEAGARVPGTDGQKMSKSYDNTIDVFEDLAVQKKKIMRITTDSRPMDQPKEPDGDHLFDLFALVADPAEREAMAALYRRGGFGYGEVKKALVDAAARHFAAARQRRDELERDPGRIEAILAAGARHARAQAGAVLDRARRACGLGRGGAGAAPPRGEV is encoded by the coding sequence ATGCCCGCTGAGTCGACCGCCGCGCCCGCGCCCCCCGTCCGCGTCCTCTCCGGCATCCAGCCGACGGGGCGCTTCCACTGGGGCAACTACTTCGGCGCGATCCGGCAGTACATCGAGCTGCAGACCGCCGACGACGCGTTCTATTTCATCGCCGACCTCCACGCCCTGACCACCGTCCGCGAGCCGGCCCGGCTGCGGCAGCTCGTCCACGACGCCGCCGTCGACCTCATCGCCCTCGGGCTCGACCCCGACCGGGCGACGCTGTTCGTGCAGTCGGACGTGCCCGAGGTCACCGAGCTGACCTGGCTGCTCTTGACCGTGACGCCGATGGGCCTGCTCGAGCGCTGCCACGCCTACAAAGACAAGAAGACGCGCGGGCTGGCGGCCGACGCGGGCTTGTTCACCTACCCGGTCCTGATGAGCGCCGACATCCTCGCCTACGACGCCACCGTCGTCCCCGTCGGCGAGGACCAGGTCCAGCACGTCGAGGTCTGCCGCGACCTCGCCGGCACCTTCAACCATCTCTACGGCGACGTGTTCACGCTGCCGCGGGCCCGGCTCGTCGAGGCGGGGGCCCGCGTCCCAGGCACCGACGGCCAGAAGATGAGCAAGAGCTACGACAACACGATCGACGTCTTCGAGGACCTCGCCGTCCAGAAGAAGAAGATCATGCGGATCACCACCGATTCGCGCCCCATGGACCAGCCGAAGGAGCCGGACGGCGACCACCTCTTCGACCTGTTCGCGCTGGTCGCCGATCCCGCCGAGCGCGAGGCGATGGCGGCGCTCTACCGCCGCGGCGGGTTCGGCTACGGCGAGGTGAAGAAGGCGCTCGTCGACGCCGCCGCCCGCCACTTCGCCGCGGCGCGGCAGCGCCGCGATGAGCTGGAGCGCGATCCGGGGCGGATCGAGGCGATCCTCGCCGCCGGGGCGCGGCACGCGCGGGCGCAGGCCGGGGCGGTGCTCGACCGGGCCCGGCGCGCCTGCGGCCTGGGGCGGGGCGGGGCCGGGGCAGCGCCGCCGCGGGGGGAAGTATGA